The region tgttgctgGGTAAGAATCAGAGCTCTAACCCCTGTCCCCTCACTGCTTTAGTAGCTCAGAAGAGTGACTGAGGCAGCCGAAGGGAAGGGTCCACCTCAcagctagggttgcaaaattccccaaacattaccaaaaatatttgttatttatttttttattccggTTGGAAGGGAATCCTCCAACCTGGAATTCTCCCGGGATTTCTGATAAaactgggaatttggggaatgtTTCTGAAATTTTGCAGTCCTTCACAGCACAGTTTGAGTGTCTTAGCCTTAGATTTACAAAGTATTTTCTTATCAGAACACTAAAGAGCATGCCATCTCACAGTAAGTGGGGTGTCAGTGGGTTTCTAGTGTGGAGTTCAGTTGAAAACAGACACAGTAGACTCGTCTTTGATGGGAAGCTTGGTTGGGTGTATGGCTAGTTGCTGCGGTCTTGCTCAAAAAGCTGGGGGCTCTGTTGTGGCAGGTGGACTTGGCGACTATGGCTCGGACCTGAGTGAGGACGAGGAGGAGCACAGCGCCCAGGCATCCGAGTCCTCCGACACGGACGAGGAGGAGCTGCACCACCGTATCCGGGAGAAGATAGACGCCTTCCGACGTAAGGAGAGGGAGCTGCAGGAGAGACAAGCGCAGGAGGCGCAACACGCACGTGGTGAGGGAACTAAAGGCAATATCAATAAGCAGTGGTGACGTTGTCTTTGAGTTTAACATATATGttttgttttctgtctgtcttccAGAAGAGATGGCATTGGACAGAGTGAGCAGAGAGAGGGTGGATTATGACGAGGGTCAGTTAGAGAGCCTCCACAaacaggaagtgagagagagggaggcggaACCCACAGCAGAGAGACGCAAGTCCCGCAGTGAGCCTGAGGTTAGCAACGAGGTCAGGCAGGTGGGTCGGGGTAAGGAGCGTGGCATAGTGCGGGGCACCAGCGGTTCCCCCAGCAACGGACGCAGCAGCAGCTCCCACTCCAGCTCCAGCAGTGCCAGCAGCCAATCGTCTTCCTTCTCCTCATCATCCTCAGCCTCCTCACGCTCCTCTTCGCGCTCTTCCTCTCCCCGGAGGAAGAGGAGGCGCAGCCGCTCCTCCTCGCACAGGGCCCGCGTTGGCGGCCGGCGCAGCCACAGTCGCGGCTCCCACAGACGTCACGGGGAGCGCAGCGGCGACAAGGCccgggagaggaggaagagcagtCGGAACCACAGCGCAGAGCGCTCTGCCCGCCACCGGAACCGCAGCCACTCTCGAGAGCGAAGGGTCAGCAGGGGAGGCAAGAGCAGGTCTAAGGACAGGGCCAGCCGCAGCAAGAGCAGggacaaggagagggacagagacaggaagaggagcaGGGAGCGCAGGGACAGTCACAGCCGCAGCAAGAGCAGGGACAAGGAGCGGGACAGGAAGAGGAGCAGGGAGCGCAGGGACAGCCGCAGCAAGAGCAGggacaaggagagggacagagacaggaagaggagcaGGGAGCGCAGGGACAGCCGCAGCAGCAAGCACAAGCAGAAAGCCTCCAGCAAGGACAGGGACAGGAAGAAAGACCGTAGCGGCAGCCATGacaagaaggagaaagagaagaagaaggagaaggagaaagaggcaGATAGGAAGAAGGAGAGGCAGAAAGCCAAAGAGcgggaaagggagaaagggaaggaaaaggagaggggcaaggagaaagagagggatagggaggtGAGCTCTGTGGTGGCGGAGGAGAGCAACGGAAAATCCAAGAAAAGGAAAGAGAGCAGCGATCACACAGACCCTCAGGGTGACAAGCACTCCCGTCAGGAGAGCAAGGCTAGCAAGAAGGGCTCCGCCAAATCTAGCAAGAGGTACTCCGACTCGGAGTCGAGCAGGTCCCAAACCCCCGAGCTTAGCAAGGAAAAGAAGTCTAAGAAATCCAAACGTAGTCGCTCAAGATCAACGGAAAAATCTCACAAGTCTGGTAAGAAGGCAAGCCGCAAAAACAAGTCTAAGTCACGATCAAGGTAGTATTCCATTTTTTACCATTTCTTTTTCTGTTGTAtcatgttgtttctgttgtgtgcgTGTCATGTTGGAGGCGGACTGCCCAGTAGTATTTTTGTTGCACAACTTTCCTTGTTCTCTGTCAGGGCTCAAGGCTACCTCACAAAGAGAAGTAATTAAATATTTTTGtgatgtgttaaaaaaaaaaggaacCATTTGTAGCCGTGTTTCTGTTCCTCACTGTCTCCACAGTGCCCCCTGTTGGGCATGTGCAGCATATCTATCTATTTTAGTGCCTTGTGTGAATGCAGTAACTGTTCTTCCCAAAGGAGAGTGACCAAGTTCATTCAGAAATCAATGCAATATATTGTCCTCATGATGAGCTGATGTTAACAGGGCCCCAGTGAGCGTGTGACTGTTTCTTTGGCATGTGTGTCAttttgcatgagtgtgtgtgtgtgtgtgtgtgtgtgtgtgtgagtggtgcaGCACCATTAATGTTCCCCTTTGCATCTGTTTCAGGTCCACGTCTCCCGCCAGGCGTAGGCGTTGAGGAGCACAGGGCTCCCTGATCTGTGCACTTTACTTTTAAATTCCATGAGTTTAACAGGCTTGTCTCATTATAGAGGCAACGGTGTAGGTGAACTCTCCACTCCCCCTCCCAACCTTCTATCTTTGTAAATATGTTATTTTTAAGGGCAAGTCGGCAAACAGGACATTTTGAATGCTAGGTTTTTGCCTTCTATCATGCAAAGCTCGGAGGCTTTGTTGTCAGTAGAATCTTGGAAAGATGTGTCATTTTAAAAAGCTTAACAGGATAAACGTATTAATGTAAATTGTTGAATAAAACTGAAATGATCCCTTGTTCTGagtattttctttattttggggggggggggggggggggtcattaaaCCTGCAGTAATTTGGATTGAGTGCAATTGATAACATGCCATTATTAATTGTATTTAATTCATATTGATCATTTTGAATGGTCTTTTAGAAATTCTAAAGGCAAACAGGAACGTTTTGTTAGTTTAGCTATATGAACACTACACATTCATATTTTataaatactgaacaaaataaaaatgcaacatataaagtgttggtcccatgtttcatgagttgaaataaaagtttatttctctcatcttgtccacaaatttgtttacatccttgttagagagcatttctcctTGGCCAAGATAATTAATCCGCCTGATCGGTGTAGCATAtctagaagctgattaaacagaatgatctttacacaggtgcaccttgtgctgggtactGTGAAAGGCCACTCTTAAGTGTGCAGTTATGTCACAGATGTCTacattttgagggagtgtgcgattaacatgctgactgcaggaatgtccaccagagctgttgccagagaatgtaatgttaatttttctaccataagccacctccaatgccGTTTTAGACAATTCGGCAGTACaaccaaccggcctcacaactgcagaccacgtgtaaccacacaaacctccacatctggtttcttcacctgtgagacagctgatgaaacaggagtatttctgtctgtaataaagcccttttgcatatgccctcccaggtccacacatggctgcgcccctgcccagtcatgtgaagtttagattagggcctaatttatttcaattgactgatttccttatatgaactgtaactcaataaaatagttgaaattattgcatgttgcgtttatatttttgttcagtacatattACTGGCACAATTTCAGTTTTATGTTATGTATGAGAGATAGAATAATGCAGTACACAAGACTGTTATATTAGCCCGAAGGCCGACAGATGGGGATATTGAGTCGTTTAATCTTACCGTCCAAAGGGAACGTATGCAGCCGGCTATACGTGTGGACCGACCAGTTCATACATGAATCTTTCTCCATTCAGCTGAAACAAGATGAAACAACTATAGCCATCTGTAGGTGTTTGATTTAGTGTTATACActacacctgctcgttgaacatctcattccaaaatcatggccattaatatggagttggtcccccctttgctgcgatATGCAAAGGCTTTCCATTAGACGTTGGAGCAtccagccgaagcttggcattgtgcatggtgatctgctgaccacactgcctgagggttgcaaaataaatgtacacaaattattcaatcattgcacccacactgcttacACGCGGACGAGCGGTGGCTTTCTGCACTCGGCGGACCCGCTTTGCTGGGGAGCCGTTGTtatagtgatgggcattccggctcccaaacggctctttaaaaaaaacatgttttgtattttttcaagtcgaacagtttgcgatagtttgactatgattggtgttaaaacaattctaattaaataattaaatgaaatcatactataccttaaccacaatgtataacaaaaatgtattgtttttttatGAAAAATAATTCTATTAAACAtctgcatttaaagtataactttttaatgtagtcgtggccaaaagttttgagaatggcacaaatattaattttcacaaagtctgctgcctcagtttgtatgatggcaatttgcatgtactccagaatgttatgaagagtgatcagatgaattgcaattcattgcaaagtccctctttgccatgcaaatgaactgaatctcccaaaaacatttccactgctgtcacgtcctgaccagtttagatattatttgtattgtagtttggtcaggacgtggcagagggtatttgttttggttggttcggggtggttggttgtgtttagggtgtgtgatttgttagttctgggtgttgggtatgttctaggttgtattttctacgttctgtctagtttagattttctatgtttaggtttgggtgtggactctcaattggaggcaggtgtttctattttcctctgattgagagtcctatatataggtatgtgtttggggttgttaattgtgggttgttgtattttgcactgctgtgaaACTGTCGTTCTTGTGTGTGCACATTTAATTAAtaaaatataatgatgaacatgcaacccgctgcaccttggtcctctctctcctacgacagccgttacaactgaatttcagccctgccacaaaaggaccagctgacaccatgtcagtgattctctcattaacagaggtgtgagtgttgacgaggacaaggctggagatcactctgtcatgctgattgagttcgaataacagattagaagcttcaaaaggagggtggtgcttggaatcattgttcttcctctgtcaaacatggttacttttaaggaaacacgtgctgtcatcattgctttgcacaaaaagggcttcacaggcaaggatattgctgccagtaagattgcacctaaatcaaccatttatcggatcaccAAGAACTTCAagggagagcggttcaattgttgtgaagaaggcttcagggcgcccaagaaagtccatcacgcgccaggaccgtctcaaaaagttgattcagctgtgggatcggggcaccaccagtacagagcttgctcaggaatggcagcaggcaggtgtgagtgcatctgcacgcacagtgaggcgaagacttttggaggatggcctggtgtcaagaagggcagcgaagaagccacttctctccaggaaaaacatcagggacagactgatattctgcaaaaggtacagggtttggactgctgaggactggggcaaAGTCATTTTCTccgatgaatcccctttccgattgtttggggcatccgggaaaaaagcttgtccagagaagacatggtgagcgctaccatcagtcctgtgtcatgccaactgtaaagcatcctgagaccattcgtgtgtggggttgcttctcagccaagggagtgggctcactcacaattttgcctaagaacacagccatgaataaagaatggtaccaacacatcctccgagagcaacttctcctaaccatccaggaacagtttgatgacgaacaatgccttttccaacaTGAtgggagcaccttgccataaggcaaaagtgataactaagtggctcagggaacaaaacattgatattttgggtccatggccaggaaactccccagaccttaatcacattgagaacttgtggtcaatcctcaagaggcgggtggacaaacaaaacccacaaattctgacaaactccaagcattgattatgcaagaatggactgccatcagtcaggatgttaattgacagcatgccagggcggattgcagaagtcttgaaaaagaagggtcaacaccgcaaatattgactctttgcatcaatttAATGtatttgtcaataaaagcctttgacacttgtaattatacttcagtattccatagtaacatctgacaaaaatatctagacactgaagcagcaaactttgtggaaattaatatttgtgtcattctcaaaacttttggccacaactgtatataAACACAGTGCATATAAATCGAACCGTTCAAAActaatacaatctgaacagcataatagaatattgcaccatatcaaagaaaaagaAATAACAATTTGAAAAACTGCAGCATCgcacaaattgaaataaatgtaaaaaaggatgctattacacatgtgcatttaaagtataactttttaatgtatataaatgtaataattcaaaacgaatacaatctgaacaacataataatagaatattgcaccatatcaaagaaaaataaataacaatgtgcacaactgcagcatcccacttaaaacattaaactggtccctcatttctctctctttattgccatgttataaccagcagcacacagcatgtggccactatgcagagtctccctgtcatgactttagtaagccgtgggtagacagaagcattgttcttccaccagctcagaggatctgcagatctaTTTGGAGGAGGGGCTCCTCTAAATAGAATcagacctccattatggcatctgctgagggattccttcgtgctgcatccccagttgttctctcgtcaaacagcatccaaacagcagacgtttgtggcactactgctggtgcttctgctccatctgatccctcttctttctgttgccctggtgcctgagccagctgactgctggggctgtccctccctgctgctgaggttattctttgaagagcctcctCAATCggtctggcatcactgaaggctaacttcttaaatCTGTGGTCAAGTGCAGTGGTTTCTGATAGCAtgtgattatattccattctgtggaactttctgtccattgatgaacaaagggtgtccatcaactctgtcacatgtcctgtggttacatttgcttcccTCTGTtggctggctgtgattcgctgcagacccttacacaggagtatcatttttgaggctgtcacatagctgaaaagagagaacagtaacttattagttcaggttcatattttgtctactgatactacattctcatctactgctcatatacatatataatactggattaaataatgatgtagtaataactgcttactgtacctctctccactgatctccacagtgacctgctcaaagggttccaggactctgcacacctcctccaccacctcccattcctcttgggtcagagaatcaacaggtgcattgacaatgccCAGGgaagagatgatggcatccttgGACTCAAGAAACcacttcaacatataaaatgttgaattccaccttgtagtgcaaTCTTGTaaggcctcagctcaggcatccccatctggcgttgtgtagactttagtttttcagcacttactgtgctcctgtggaagtattccacagctgctttcgCTTTGTCCATAGTGgacttcatcaccttcagagcatctcttacaatcaggttgattggcaagacatggatgatgggtcctTTTTAAAATGTTCATGGCTTTGATTAagttagctgcattgtcgctaacacaacagaccacttttccatctacttgccattctctggccattctcaacagttcctctgccaagttctctgaggtgtgtctgtcgctgaactcaaagcagtccagaagacagctagacatcgaGAAATCTTCAGtgaagtgacatgtaaccgacatgtaagaagCTGTTACCCTTGATGTACAGCATTCAGTGataaggcaaactgcagtagctttttggacacTTTCCCTCACTGAAGCCAGTGTGCTCTTGTACAGTTGTGGAATAAATGGTTTTGAAAGggtttcctgcttggaattgtgtacactgaatttagactattgctataatttctaaaacctctgttCTCCACGATCGAAAATGGCTGGAAATTGGTGACAATCcttttagccaatgcaatatcattttggccttgttttgctacagacattggcataaactggtctatagaagactgcgttgctgtgggtcgcggagtaggcctacttgactgagtgggtacatctccacgtgtggaggtgctggctccaccactatcactagcaggcctacttgactgagtgggtacatctccacgtgtggaggtgctggctctaccactatcactagcaggcccgctagtttctcaaagctccgctacagctagcttcacagttgggtgcacagttctcatatgccggtgtaggttgtgcgtagaacaacctttatatgagattttgttttggcaaattctacactgtgccctaacattgtctacattattaaaatgcatccaaatgctactgtgcttccgactcattttccagctgttgttttcacagtTGTCCTTCgtctctctcctcggctgctaagtgtgtgactgtgagtgagttggctcggccctccctcaTGCATcgttggttcattggttgacactgcgtgtctgattgacaggaacaacaggtgaggctgttcgtctgagcagacagtcagaacgaatgtgtgtgcgcttgagcatttaggcctatattattatttaatttgtatttttttcttttattttttcgttctttaaattagttaattctattcatttaaatattttgatTATTCAGATCttaatttttaaaaatgtttataaaTAGATTTGTCTCTTCTGATATCCCAACGTTCACCTTCGCGAACGACCCATCAGAAGTtgataataacagcacttacagttgaccagagcagctctagcagggcagacatttgatgaactTGTTGGAaatgagattgcatggctgtgtgctcgattttatacactgtgcctgaaatagccgaatccactcatttgaaggggtgtccacatacttttgtatatattgtgtatatgtTCAACACAACACCaatcatcaaaatgtatcacCCCCTACCTTACTTTACAATAGACAACGTTACAGTTGTATTTAATCATTGATATATTACTGAACTCTTAGTGTTGGCTTAATTGACCTTTTATACACTATAATAATTTGGGACTGGAGTAGATTGTGCCCGGAACCAGTAGCTAGTAGGAACTGTCTGTGCACAGCAGTGGTTCCACTCGAACAGTAACAGAATGAGCACACCACGGTCACATTGACCTGACGATACCGAACAGAAATATACATGTCAAAAAACAGACAACATGTATTCAAAGAAGTTTGGACGGTTCATCTTAGGGTTTTGTACCCGCTGTTTAACAAGTGTAGTGAATGGCACTTCAACTCGGACTACAGTCAGCTGGACTTCAGTATGTAAACATCACACGCAGTTTCTGGAGCGTCGCTCTCAAATTGGTTTCGCGGTTGTGAGGTATggtacaattacattttagtttGCAGATGTGGTATGAGGGTCTTAGCGATTGCACATGGACTCCGTTTCTCTAACTAACTCCATTCTGACGGTGAATTACTCTATCTTGTAGCCTATATTCATGACCAAAATAGCCTTGTTTAAGTGTGTAGGGCACTGTCTATTGTGCTGCTACAGTGCAGAGGAGATGGGCTACAGATTTCGCAACAACCTTGTAACTTCAAAAGCACTCAAAGGTCTCTCAGCATTTTAACTTGATGTTTAATGTAGTATAGCGTAatataagcagaattcaatataattccaatgcatgagccccccccccaaatagtTCGCCCTCACTGCCCCCTTAGTCAATTTATCCTGCCGTTGCGTCCGGTGTGTGCACTAAGGAATATATGACCCAGCCATTGTGAGCTCTACGCTGTGTGATTGCAATAGAGACGACCTGGGACGTCCCCAATGTCTAATACATGTCAGTATTTGAGTAGCCGATGACAACTGTTTTGCATCTGTAGGATTCGCTCCGCCTCCAAGACCACTGTGGACCCAAATGAGGTGAAGAGGTTCCAGCTTCTCGCCGACAAGTGGTGGAACGAGCAGGGAGACTTCGCAGTCCTCCACTCAATGAACGACCTCAGGGTGCCTTTCAtacggtgcgtgtgtgtgtatgcctgtagTTTATCCACCCCCATTATTCACGCCATTGCATATTAAAGATGCCACAGTGACCCAGTGACTTGGGGCTACTTTAGACGTAGAATCTATGTCAGAGCCAGTCACAAATCTTCACGGATCCACCTGTACCCGAATACTCGGGTTTGGATTCACAATTCAAAATAATGTCATGGGTCGGCTCTGATATTGTCACAGGTCTATGGTATATGTAATTTGAACTGACTTGTCCGGAAGAGCCCATATAGATCTGAACATGACTGCTgtagtagagagcgagagagagagcaatttgTTAAATTATGCTAATGCTCTTGCTTTTCACGAGAGTGGAGAGTGGATTCTAAATCATTCAAAGCGGCAATTAGCTACAGTCATAGAGCCTCGCTCTGTGTGTGGCAAAAGTTAGAtatctaccgtaaattccggactataagccgcaactttttcccccaggctttgaacctcgcggcttaaacaatgacgcggctaatatatggatttttcccgctttcaattttatttttcaaaaaaaaaacattctgtgacgtgctcagttttttggcggcatgaagctttcattagaccaatgaaattgccgaacgggttaaggtcaaacaagttttttgtttactgtttagattaaatcgagcgctctcaaacttctcatcattctgattacggtagtcattttgtcaccctcatcatggcaaagacacggagaaatgcatatgatgcagctttcaagttgaaggtgattgatctggctgttggaaaaggaaatagagctgctgcacgggagcttggtcttaatgagtcgataagacgttggaaacagcagcgtgaggaattgactcagtgcaaaaagacaactaaagcttactgctaattttgtattttttgttacaagccgtgtttcgttaaagcctgtgtaaagttaatttgttttaatgtaccggtaggcacctgcagcttatagacatgtgcggcttatttatgttcaaaataatatatattttttaattcagtgggtgcggcttatattcaggtgcgcttaatagtccggaaattacggtaatcaatggaagatgttatttgtaactgtaggatTAGAAAGCCCATGCACTGCACATGCACTGCAGCCacacaatgctgtgtactactcccttcacagaacagagcaaactggctcaaaccagaatagaaagaggagtgggaggccccggtgcacaactgagccagaggacaagtacattagagtgtctagtttgaaaaacagatgtctcacaagtcctcaactggcagcttcattaaatagtacccgcaaaacacgagtttcaacgtcaacagcgaagaggcgactctgggatgctggccttttgtgaccagagttcctctatggagatgggagaaccttcaggaagtacaaccatctctgcagcactccaccaatcaggcctttatggtagagtggccagacggaagccactcctcagtaaaaccaAGATTtaaactctttggtctgaatgccaagggtcaggtctggagggaacctggcactgtccctacagtgaagcatggtggcagcatcatgctgtggggatgtttttcagcggcagggactgggagcctaatcaggatcgagggaaagatgaacagagcaaagtacagagagatccttgatgaaaacctgctccagagtgctcaggacctcagactgggacgaaggttcaccttccaacaggacaaagaccctaagcacacagccaagacaacgcaggagtggctttgggacaagtctctgaatgtccttgagtggcccacaaGAGCTTGGACTttaacccgatctaacatctggagagacctgaaaataactatGCATGGACGCgacctatccaacctgacagagcttgagaggatctgcagagaagaatgggagaaactccccaaatacagatctGCCAAGCTcgtagcgccatacccaagaagacttgaggctgtaatcgctgccaaaggtgcttcagcaaagtactgcgtaaagggtctgaatacttatgtaaatgtgatctgttttaaatttttaatacatttgcaaaaatttctgaacttgtttttgctttgccattatggggtagtgtgtgtagattgatgagtaacaATTTAATCAAGttcagaataaagctgtaacgtaacaaaatgtggaaaaagtcgaggggtctgaatactttctgaatgtactgtatggcTCTGGGGATGGGGTGGAAAGAGTGGTTGTGTGTTTTCATTgcgtgacctctgacctctattTCAGGGATAATCTGTTGAACGTACATGGCGGGCGGCAGCCGGGGAAACCCCTGGCAGGGCTCAGAATACTGG is a window of Salmo trutta chromosome 37, fSalTru1.1, whole genome shotgun sequence DNA encoding:
- the pnisr gene encoding arginine/serine-rich protein PNISR isoform X1, yielding MWDQGGQPWPQWPMNQQQWMQSFQHQQDPSQVDWAALAQAWIAQKESTGPTVDQQNIHANGQDIPGMDPVMPNNHGSFQGDANFGRMWQPEWGMHGQPPPPPPIDQVWIPPGTGPMDVVAPSEDSNSQDSLEFSEGHHRVYPQNSHSFGGQPDNYAMNPMAINQFDYQHGAVATYGPTPTGFHPPYWQQGPPQNRRDRPPGFRDRQRSPIQIPKQDAPAAALAFPGTQENRHTHTASNDLALLSDAVKRRTLPAWIREGLEKMDREKQKKLEKERMEKQRAEMAKDEDKESDAVDEGGDGPRLPRKSKFDSDDEEGDEDEDRVLTRKQELASRSPSPPPEDQSEPEMTEEEREFQLMIVTKTLLTEILLEVTNEEIQTVAKETHRKATKAPAKQLAQSSALTSLIGIGGLGDYGSDLSEDEEEHSAQASESSDTDEEELHHRIREKIDAFRRKERELQERQAQEAQHAREEMALDRVSRERVDYDEGQLESLHKQEVREREAEPTAERRKSRSEPEVSNEVRQVGRGKERGIVRGTSGSPSNGRSSSSHSSSSSASSQSSSFSSSSSASSRSSSRSSSPRRKRRRSRSSSHRARVGGRRSHSRGSHRRHGERSGDKARERRKSSRNHSAERSARHRNRSHSRERRVSRGGKSRSKDRASRSKSRDKERDRDRKRSRERRDSHSRSKSRDKERDRKRSRERRDSRSKSRDKERDRDRKRSRERRDSRSSKHKQKASSKDRDRKKDRSGSHDKKEKEKKKEKEKEADRKKERQKAKEREREKGKEKERGKEKERDREVSSVVAEESNGKSKKRKESSDHTDPQGDKHSRQESKASKKGSAKSSKRYSDSESSRSQTPELSKEKKSKKSKRSRSRSTEKSHKSGKKASRKNKSKSRSRSTSPARRRR